One Salarias fasciatus chromosome 22, fSalaFa1.1, whole genome shotgun sequence DNA segment encodes these proteins:
- the crtap gene encoding cartilage-associated protein produces the protein MAPSTSPKLLSALLVALLSAAADSQYEKYSFRSFPRQELMPLESAYKHALDQYTGEKWKETVEYMEVSLRLYRLLRDSEAFCNLNCSSVRLEDEQRFEEFPELRAFGNVMKRAQCLKRCKQGLPAFRQTMPSRDTIDEFERREPYRYLQYAYFKSNNLAKAVSAAHTFLLKHPEDDMMQKNMAYYKSLPGAEEHLKDLETKSYEMLFVRAVRAYNGDNFRTSVSDMELALRDFFKVYDECLAASEGPRDVKDFKDFYPSIADHYIEVLERKVKCESDLTPVVGGFVVEKFVATMYHYLQFAYYKLNDLKNAVPCAVSYMLFDPSDEVMKNNVAYYKYHKDQWGLTEEDFLPRSEAVRYYNQTTMQMEMMDFSRQRLVSDDEGEVVEFIDEFLDEDE, from the exons ATGGCCCCGTCCACGTCTCCCAAACTCCTCTCCGCTCTGCTCGTGGCGCTGCTCTCCGCCGCGGCGGACTCCCAGTACGAGAAGTACAGCTTCAGGAGTTTCCCCCGGCAAGAGCTGATGCCGCTGGAGTCCGCCTACAAGCACGCGCTGGACCAGTACACCGGGGAGAAGTGGAAGGAGACGGTGGAGTACATGGAGGTGTCCCTGCGCCTCTACCGGCTGCTGCGGGACAGCGAGGCCTTCTGCAACCTCAACTGCAGCTCGGTGCGGCTGGAGGACGAGCAGAGGTTCGAGGAGTTCCCGGAGCTGCGCGCCTTCGGGAACGTGATGAAGCGCGCGCAGTGCCTGAAGCGCTGCAAGCAGGGGCTGCCCGCCTTCCGGCAGACCATGCCCAGCCGGGACACCATCGACGAGTTCGAGAGGAGGGAGCCGTACAGATACCTGCAGTACGCATACTTCAAG TCGAACAACCTGGCCAAGGCCGTGTCTGCTGCTCACACCTTCCTGCTGAAGCATCCGGAAGACGACATGATGCAGAAAAACATGGCCTACTACAAAAGTCTGCCTGGAGCGGAAGAACACTTAAAAGACCTGGAAACCAAATCCTatgag ATGCTGTTTGTGCGAGCAGTGAGGGCCTACAATGGGGATAACTTCCGTACCTCTGTATCAGACATGGAGCTGGCATTGAGGGACTTCTTCAAGGTCTACGATGAGTGCCTGGCCGCATCCGAGGGTCCGCGGGACGTCAAAGACTTCAAAGATTTCTACCCGTCCATCGCTG ATCACTACATCGAGGTGCTGGAGAGGAAGGTGAAGTGTGAAAGCGATCTCACGCCTGTCGTCGGAGGATTTGTGGTGGAGAAGTTTGTGGCCACCATGTACCACTACCTGCAGTTTGCATATTACAAAT TGAACGACCTGAAGAACGCGGTGCCCTGTGCCGTCAGCTACATGCTCTTTGACCCCAGTGATGAAGTCATGAAGAACAATGTGGCCTATTACAAGTACCACAAAGACCAGTGGGGGCTGACGGAAGAGGACTTCCTCCCCAGATCG GAGGCAGTGCGGTACTACAACCAGACGACCATGCAGATGGAGATGATGGACTTCTCCAGGCAGCGTCTGGTGAGCGACGACGAG GGGGAGGTGGTGGAGTTTATAGACGAGTTCCTGGACGAGGATGAATAA
- the fkbp9 gene encoding peptidyl-prolyl cis-trans isomerase FKBP9 isoform X2 translates to MRTYDTYVGIGWLIAGMDQGLLGMCVGERRIITMPPSLGYGENGDGSDIPGQASLVFDVVLLDLHNPRDGITVTNQQVPESCTRTSVAGDFVRYHYNGSLLDGTFFDSSYSRNRTYDTYVGQGYVIAGMDEGLIGVCVGEKRTITIPPHLAYGEEGTGSKIPGSAVLVFDVHIIDFHNPADSTVVTVTSKPEECDVHTKKGDFVKYHYNASLMDGTPIDSTYNYGKTYNIVLGANQVVPGMEDGLMDMCVGEKRHLVIPPHLGYGERGVTGEVPGSAVLVFDIELVEMEEGLPEGYMFIWNEDVSPDLFAEMDKNEDKVVEPSEFTDYILQQVNDGKGRLAPGFDPYRIIDNMFSNQDRDGDGKITEAEFKLKADESAAHDEL, encoded by the exons ATGCGGACCTACGACACTTACGTCGGCATCGGCTGGCTGATTGCCGGTATGGATCAGGGCCTCCTGGGAATGTGTGTCGGAGAGAGACGTATCATCACGATGCCCCCATCACTCGGGTACGGAGAGAACGGAGACG GGAGCGACATCCCCGGACAGGCGTCTCTGGTCTTCGACGTCGTCTTGCTGGACCTCCATAACCCCCGGGACGGGATCACGGTCACCAACCAGCAGGTGCCCGAGTCCTGCACCAGGACATCCGTGGCTGGAGACTTTGTCCGCTACCACTACAACGGCAGCCTCCTGGACGGCACCTTTTTTGACTCCAG TTATTCTCGTAATCGTACGTATGACACCTACGTGGGCCAAGGCTACGTGATCGCCGGCATGGACGAGGGTCTGATTGGAGTCTGTGTGGGAGAGAAACGCACCATCACCATTCCTCCACATCTTGCCTATGGAGAGGAGGGGACAG GCTCTAAGATCCCCGGTTCGGCCGTGCTGGTGTTTGATGTTCACATCATCGACTTCCACAACCCTGCCGACAGCACCGTGGTCACCGTCACTTCAAAGCCAGAGGAGTGTGACGTGCACACCAAGAAGGGAGACTTCGTCAAATACCACTACAACGCCTCTCTGATGGACGGCACGCCCATCGACTCCAC gtataATTATGGAAAAACATACAACATTGTGCTTGGAGCGAACCAGGTCGTCCCCGGGATGGAGGACGGACTCATGGAcatgtgtgtgggagagaaaaGACACCTCGTCATTCCTCCCCACCTGGGCTatggagagagaggagtca ctggcgAGGTCCCAGGCAGCGCCGTGCTGGTGTTTGACATCGAgctggtggagatggaggaaggACTTCCTGAAGGTTACATGTTCATCTGGAACGAGGACGTGTCCCCCGACCTCTTCGCCGAGATGGACAAGAACGAGGACAAAGTGGTGGAGCcctctgag TTCACCGACTACATACTGCAGCAGGTGAACGACGGCAAGGGTCGCCTGGCCCCCGGCTTTGACCCCTATCGGATCATTGACAACATGTTCTCCAACCAGGACCGCGATGGAGACGGAAAGATCACAGAGGCAGAGTTCAAACTGAAGGCAGATGAGTCTGCTGCCCATGACGAGCTATAA
- the susd5 gene encoding sushi domain-containing protein 5 — protein MLDRCCRKVQSLLFGCLACLVLASVVNADGRVFVLDLRNSSGPQGFRDAERACASQHARLASAEELRHAVVECFFSPCTRGWLHGGKIGTTVCNIVGSALKAVDVRMENTTDVPAHLDAFCIKDKDVPCGDPPSFPNARLQGHSGFEMGDELLYTCVPGYVMPSGQSAFSLLCDSCGEWYGLVQICVRDQTEGHVDYEDKFIDSHGAAERNDERPEEAHGEVLEEVHPDEHGELEVLGEVIDQSRAFEGAVEEGDRTEERAVEDFIGHPRWEQEMTEVARTDTAAATEAPVSLLSQKHMFWFPSEAFQEEGSPVAADPVAQTTQRASGGQSEESKELKSLEGPDDQRPVDFDDHDDERDRDDDHDGVDRDDSRHDEQDIQDSHYDEDDKDSHFVDPDEGDSRQQEDVKHPAQYDDLDTRERHDDDDHDDHYDMGEHEEDNDRVHYGSQEIDDGDDTPDEQETYKDHDDVTDDHEGEGSEHPEVSEDQSKYDDHDDHDDHDDHDDHDDRDDHDDHDDGKELSDTDEDDHHDHDDHDDHIHKDDEDPDSHEDDYGRQREVLSVPTNERQNFTQKETGGKVTTDEMWLDGYPVVQEETEGDSTTEGSKPEDRERGSVVKATDTPNEVEIRKPGPYATSSEEQASPTVPESEQGEVEEDLWPGFIGTSAPAGDPLEPSDSPSFSDTLDYDTQQAAPTHSWLGDLTEHPFLDHGPAPPVRDDDDVFAGVIEEHTVRNLPGETGDRGEVEGEMEETICAGEDCPPNTPASSARGPTVAAIIVAVCALATAVIVGVWCYQRQQRKSSMYEMNGKGQSQSRQAQQIEMQQKV, from the exons ATGCTGGATCGCTGCTGCCGAAAAGTCCAGTCGTTGCTCTTTGGATGCCTGGCTTGTCTGGTGCTGGCCTCTGTTGTAAACGCAGACG GTCGAGTGTTTGTGTTGGACCTGAGGAACTCCTCCGGCCCGCAGGGCTTCAGAGATGCTGAGCGAGCCTGCGCCTCACAACACGCCCGTTTGGCCTCAGCCGAGGAGCTCCGTCACGCCGTGGTCGAGTGCTTCTTCTCCCCCTGCACCCGCGGTTGGCTTCACGGAGGCAAAATAGG gACCACTGTGTGCAATATTGTTGGCAGTGCCCTGAAAGCAGTGGACGTAAGGATGGAGAACACTACAGATGTCCCTGCACATCTGGATGCCTTCTGTATCAAAGATAAAG ACGTCCCCTGCGGCGACCCGCCGTCCTTTCCCAACGCTCGCCTGCAGGGACACTCTGGCTTTGAGATGGGAGACGAGCTCCTCTACACTTGCGTCCCAGGATACGTGATGCCCAGCGGACAGTCTGCCTTCAGCCTGCTGTGCGACAGCTGTGGGGAGTGGTACGGACTGGTGCAGATCTGTGTCAGAG ATCAAACTGAAGGCCACGTTGACTACGAGGACAAGTTCATTGATTCTCACGGAGCAGCAGAGCGAAATGATGAGAGGCCAGAGGAGGCACACGGGGAAGTGTTGGAGGAGGTGCATCCGGATGAACATGGAGAGCTGGAAGTGTTGGGGGAGGTGATTGATCAGAGCAGGGCGTTTGAAGGAGCTGTAGAAGAAGGAGACAGAACTGAGGAGAGGGCTGTGGAGGACTTCATTGGCCATCCCCGGTGGGAGCAGGAGATGACCGAGGTGGCGAGGACCGACACAGCTGCCGCGACAGAAGCGCCTGTCTCTCTTCTGTCCCAGAAACACATGTTCTGGTTCCCTTCCGAGGCCTTCCAGGAGGAAGGGTCTCCTGTCGCCGCCGATCCGGTCGCACAGACAACACAGAGAGCCTCAGGCGGCCAATCGGAAGAAAGCAAAGAGCTCAAGAGTCTAGAAGGACCTGATGATCAACGTCCTGTTGATTTTGATGATCATGATGATGAAAGAGACAGAGATGATGACCACGACGGCGTTGACCGAGACGACAGCCGCCACGATGAACAGGACATCCAGGACAGCCACTACGACGAAGACGATAAAGACAGTCACTTTGTTGATCCAGACGAAGGCGACAGTCGCCAGCAGGAAGACGTGAAGCACCCGGCTCAGTATGATGACCTGGATACACGGGAACGCCATGATGACGACGATCACGATGACCATTATGACATGGGCGAACACGAAGAGGACAACGATCGCGTTCACTACGGCAGCCAGGAGATCGACGATGGAGACGACACTCCCGATGAACAGGAAACCTACAAAGATCACGACGATGTGACCGATGACCACGAGGGGGAAGGCAGCGAACATCCTGAAGTGTCTGAGGATCAATCAAAATACGATGACCACGACGATCATGACGACCACGACGATCATGACGACCACGATGATCGTGACGACCACGATGATCATGACGATGGGAAGGAACTGTCTGACACGGATGAAGATGATCATCATGACCATGATGATCATGATGACCATATACACAAAGACGATGAAGATCCCGACAGCCACGAAGACGATTATGGTCGTCAGCGCGAAGTCTTGTCTGTACCAACAAACGAGCGTCAAAACTTCACTCAGAAGGAAACGGGAGGGAAAGTCACCACGGACGAGATGTGGCTGGACGGCTACCCTGTCGTTCAGGAGGAAACGGAAGGCGACTCCACAACGGAGGGGTCTaaaccagaggacagagagagggggagtgTTGTCAAGGCAACAGATACACCCAACGAAGTGGAAATCCGGAAACCCGGTCCTTACGCCACCTCGTCAGAAGAACAGGCATCGCCAACGGTTCCCGAATCGGAACAGGGCGAAGTGGAGGAGGATCTGTGGCCAGGTTTCATCGGGACATCTGCGCCTGCAGGCGACCCTTTAGAGCCTTCAGactccccctccttctccgaCACCCTGGACTACGACACGCAGCAGGCGGCTCCTACCCACTCGTGGCTGGGTGATCTGACCGAGCACCCGTTCCTCGACCACGGCCCGGCTCCACCGGTGCGGGACGACGACGACGTCTTCGCCGGAGTGATCGAGGAGCACACGGTGCGCAACCTTCCCGGCGAGACCGGCGAcaggggggaggtggagggggagatggaggagacgATCTGCGCGGGCGAAGACTGTCCCCCCAACACACCCGCCTCCTCTGCCAGAGGGCCCACAGTGGCCGCCATCATCGTGGCAGTGTGCGCCCTGGCCACCGCCGTCATCGTCGGGGTCTGGTGTTACCAAAGGCAACAGCGAAAGAGTTCAATGTATGAGATGAACGGAAAGGGCCAAAGTCAGAGCAGACAGGCCCAACAGATAGAGATGCAGCAGAAGGTGTAG
- the fkbp9 gene encoding peptidyl-prolyl cis-trans isomerase FKBP9 isoform X1, giving the protein MPPPESSRLLKMIGCMQGFLYLSVLVTFAACNAPPVPLDDILIEKTFVPEQCARAVQVGDYVRYHYIGTFPDGKKFDSSYDRGTTYNVFVGKKQLIEGMDKALVGMCVNERSLVKIPPQLAYGKQGYGTIIPPDAILHFDVLLLDVWNPDDGVQTNTYHTPPVCSRKVEVSDFVRYHYNGTLLDGTLFDSSHTRMRTYDTYVGIGWLIAGMDQGLLGMCVGERRIITMPPSLGYGENGDGSDIPGQASLVFDVVLLDLHNPRDGITVTNQQVPESCTRTSVAGDFVRYHYNGSLLDGTFFDSSYSRNRTYDTYVGQGYVIAGMDEGLIGVCVGEKRTITIPPHLAYGEEGTGSKIPGSAVLVFDVHIIDFHNPADSTVVTVTSKPEECDVHTKKGDFVKYHYNASLMDGTPIDSTYNYGKTYNIVLGANQVVPGMEDGLMDMCVGEKRHLVIPPHLGYGERGVTGEVPGSAVLVFDIELVEMEEGLPEGYMFIWNEDVSPDLFAEMDKNEDKVVEPSEFTDYILQQVNDGKGRLAPGFDPYRIIDNMFSNQDRDGDGKITEAEFKLKADESAAHDEL; this is encoded by the exons ATGCCACCTCCCGAGAGCTCGCGACTGCTAAAAATGATCGGCTGCATGCAGGGCTTTCTGTATCTGTCGGTGCTGGTGACGTTCGCCGCCTGCAACGCGCCCCCGGTCCCGTTAGACGACATCCTCATTGAGAAAACGTTCGTGCCGGAGCAGTGCGCCCGGGCGGTTCAAGTGGGAGACTATGTCAGGTACCACTACATCGGCACGTTTCCGGACGGAAAGAAGTTTGACTCCAG CTATGACCGTGGCACCACTTACAATGTATTTGTTGGCAAGAAGCAGCTGATTGAAGGCATGGATAAAGCTCTGGTGGGGATGTGTGTCAACGAGAGGAGTCTGGTGAAGATCCCTCCTCAGCTCGCCTACGGGAAACAAGGATACG GAACCATCATCCCTCCCGACGCCATCCTGCACTTCGatgtcctgctgctggacgtgTGGAACCCGGACGACGGCGTGCAGACCAACACCTACCACACGCCGCCCGTCTGCTCCAGAAAGGTGGAGGTGTCGGATTTTGTCCGTTACCACTATAACGGCACCCTGCTGGACGGCACCCTGTTTGACTCCAG TCACACCCGCATGCGGACCTACGACACTTACGTCGGCATCGGCTGGCTGATTGCCGGTATGGATCAGGGCCTCCTGGGAATGTGTGTCGGAGAGAGACGTATCATCACGATGCCCCCATCACTCGGGTACGGAGAGAACGGAGACG GGAGCGACATCCCCGGACAGGCGTCTCTGGTCTTCGACGTCGTCTTGCTGGACCTCCATAACCCCCGGGACGGGATCACGGTCACCAACCAGCAGGTGCCCGAGTCCTGCACCAGGACATCCGTGGCTGGAGACTTTGTCCGCTACCACTACAACGGCAGCCTCCTGGACGGCACCTTTTTTGACTCCAG TTATTCTCGTAATCGTACGTATGACACCTACGTGGGCCAAGGCTACGTGATCGCCGGCATGGACGAGGGTCTGATTGGAGTCTGTGTGGGAGAGAAACGCACCATCACCATTCCTCCACATCTTGCCTATGGAGAGGAGGGGACAG GCTCTAAGATCCCCGGTTCGGCCGTGCTGGTGTTTGATGTTCACATCATCGACTTCCACAACCCTGCCGACAGCACCGTGGTCACCGTCACTTCAAAGCCAGAGGAGTGTGACGTGCACACCAAGAAGGGAGACTTCGTCAAATACCACTACAACGCCTCTCTGATGGACGGCACGCCCATCGACTCCAC gtataATTATGGAAAAACATACAACATTGTGCTTGGAGCGAACCAGGTCGTCCCCGGGATGGAGGACGGACTCATGGAcatgtgtgtgggagagaaaaGACACCTCGTCATTCCTCCCCACCTGGGCTatggagagagaggagtca ctggcgAGGTCCCAGGCAGCGCCGTGCTGGTGTTTGACATCGAgctggtggagatggaggaaggACTTCCTGAAGGTTACATGTTCATCTGGAACGAGGACGTGTCCCCCGACCTCTTCGCCGAGATGGACAAGAACGAGGACAAAGTGGTGGAGCcctctgag TTCACCGACTACATACTGCAGCAGGTGAACGACGGCAAGGGTCGCCTGGCCCCCGGCTTTGACCCCTATCGGATCATTGACAACATGTTCTCCAACCAGGACCGCGATGGAGACGGAAAGATCACAGAGGCAGAGTTCAAACTGAAGGCAGATGAGTCTGCTGCCCATGACGAGCTATAA